One Sediminicola sp. YIK13 DNA segment encodes these proteins:
- a CDS encoding PLP-dependent cysteine synthase family protein translates to MEYAENILGTIGNTPLVKLNKLTAELPCLVLAKYETFNPGNSVKDRMALQMITDAEEAGILKPGSTIIEGTSGNTGMGLALAAVVKGYKMICVISDKQSKEKVDILKAMGSEVHVCPTDVAPEDPRSYYSTAKRLATEIPNSWYVNQYDNPSNCKAHFLSTGPEIWEQTDGKVTHFVVGVGTGGTISGVGSYLKMKNPKVKVWGIDTYGSVFKKYHETGIFDKNEIYPYITEGIGEDILPKNVNFGVIDGFTKVTDKDAAVYTARLAKEEAMFLGNSAGAAVKGLLQLKEHFTKDDVVVVLFHDHGSRYVGKMFNEDWMREKGFID, encoded by the coding sequence ATGGAATACGCAGAAAACATATTGGGAACCATTGGGAACACCCCCTTGGTAAAATTGAACAAACTAACGGCAGAACTACCTTGTTTGGTACTCGCTAAATATGAGACCTTTAACCCGGGTAACTCTGTAAAGGACCGTATGGCCCTGCAGATGATTACCGATGCAGAGGAAGCAGGCATCCTAAAACCGGGAAGTACCATCATTGAGGGGACTTCTGGGAATACTGGAATGGGCTTGGCCCTGGCAGCAGTGGTAAAAGGGTATAAAATGATCTGTGTGATCAGCGACAAGCAGTCCAAGGAAAAGGTGGATATTCTAAAGGCCATGGGCAGTGAGGTTCATGTTTGTCCAACCGATGTTGCACCAGAAGATCCAAGAAGTTATTATTCCACTGCCAAAAGATTGGCCACCGAGATTCCTAATTCTTGGTATGTGAACCAATATGACAATCCATCCAATTGCAAGGCGCACTTTCTGAGTACGGGACCTGAAATTTGGGAACAGACAGACGGGAAGGTTACCCATTTTGTAGTAGGGGTTGGTACCGGGGGAACCATCTCCGGAGTAGGATCCTATCTGAAAATGAAGAACCCCAAGGTGAAGGTTTGGGGAATAGATACCTATGGCTCCGTATTTAAAAAATACCACGAGACAGGAATTTTTGACAAAAACGAAATATATCCATATATCACAGAAGGTATTGGAGAAGATATCCTACCAAAGAATGTGAATTTTGGCGTCATAGACGGATTTACCAAGGTTACCGATAAGGATGCCGCCGTATACACCGCCAGATTGGCAAAGGAAGAAGCCATGTTCTTAGGGAATTCGGCAGGTGCCGCAGTAAAAGGCCTTCTTCAATTAAAGGAACATTTCACCAAGGACGATGTGGTTGTAGTTCTTTTCCATGATCACGGTAGCCGATATGTAGGTAAAATGTTCAATGAGGATTGGATGCGAGAAAAAGGTTTTATAGATTAG
- a CDS encoding YgaP family membrane protein yields the protein MKTNMGAVDRSIRFLLALAMGLLIYYNVVDGILSYVLLAVIGVFALTSLVGFCPLYSIMGWNTFGQKNKDDF from the coding sequence ATGAAAACAAATATGGGTGCTGTGGATAGGTCAATACGTTTTTTGTTGGCCTTGGCCATGGGCCTTTTAATCTACTATAATGTGGTAGATGGTATTTTGTCCTATGTTTTATTGGCAGTAATTGGTGTTTTTGCCCTTACCAGCCTGGTAGGCTTTTGCCCTTTATATTCCATAATGGGATGGAATACATTTGGTCAAAAAAATAAGGATGATTTCTAG
- a CDS encoding cupin domain-containing protein, translating into MKIVRSKEVAEVGVSHNVEIRKKVLLEKGTIPQLMNFSSAVFKPGQFVETHSHPTMYEVFYIIKGRAAFVVEHEKVILGVGDCITIAPGEIHSQSNPYDNIVEWIYFGIATD; encoded by the coding sequence ATGAAAATTGTCCGTTCAAAAGAAGTTGCTGAGGTAGGGGTTAGCCATAATGTGGAGATTAGGAAAAAGGTGCTTTTGGAAAAAGGAACCATCCCACAACTTATGAATTTCAGTTCTGCCGTTTTTAAACCGGGACAGTTTGTGGAGACCCATAGCCATCCTACCATGTACGAGGTTTTTTATATTATTAAGGGACGGGCAGCATTTGTGGTGGAACACGAAAAGGTCATTTTGGGGGTGGGGGATTGTATCACCATAGCCCCTGGAGAAATACACTCCCAGAGTAACCCATATGATAATATTGTAGAATGGATATATTTTGGAATTGCCACTGACTGA
- a CDS encoding aldose 1-epimerase has protein sequence MEKLISARCKVHIDAGELVSFKVGRHEYIHQKGNPGWRNSDTEMFPIIGPTSEADFMVETPNGMAVQDQHGLLRELAYELVSQTATKVVYLKKYSSGTEIKNSKFPEKSSAAFLTWPYDFRFEKSYELKGTTLEIAFTISGEEGMPYMLGYHPAFYLHNLAPVIDTGARKITLNEVLDVGSRALEVKDCTSITLEDKKKLTITTQGFGSFMLWTEVPNMVCIEPITFYPYAVTQQRLATGFQELGKESKVCTVTLIPED, from the coding sequence ATGGAAAAATTAATCTCTGCCCGATGTAAGGTTCACATAGATGCCGGGGAACTGGTAAGTTTCAAGGTTGGCCGCCATGAGTACATCCATCAAAAAGGGAATCCGGGTTGGCGTAATTCCGATACGGAAATGTTTCCTATCATCGGACCTACCAGTGAGGCCGATTTTATGGTTGAAACCCCAAATGGAATGGCTGTACAGGACCAACATGGGCTTTTGCGGGAGCTGGCTTATGAATTGGTTTCCCAAACCGCAACCAAGGTGGTCTATCTCAAAAAATACAGCTCGGGCACGGAGATAAAGAATTCCAAATTTCCTGAAAAGTCCAGTGCGGCATTTTTGACCTGGCCCTATGATTTTAGGTTTGAAAAAAGCTATGAACTGAAAGGGACTACATTGGAAATTGCCTTCACCATTTCGGGAGAGGAAGGGATGCCCTACATGCTGGGTTACCACCCGGCCTTTTATCTGCATAACTTGGCTCCTGTCATTGATACTGGGGCAAGGAAGATTACCCTGAACGAGGTTTTGGACGTTGGAAGCAGGGCTCTGGAGGTGAAAGACTGTACCTCCATTACCTTAGAAGACAAAAAAAAACTCACCATTACAACCCAAGGGTTCGGGAGCTTTATGTTATGGACAGAAGTGCCCAATATGGTATGCATAGAGCCCATCACCTTTTATCCCTATGCGGTAACCCAACAGCGATTGGCAACTGGGTTTCAGGAATTGGGGAAGGAGTCCAAGGTGTGTACCGTAACCCTAATTCCAGAGGATTAG
- a CDS encoding ABC transporter permease, which yields MNLEFFIAKRLIKGKEHKSSISAPIIKIAIVAIALGVIMMLIAIATGVGLKHKIREKVAAFNGHIQIYNYDNNTSDVSVVPVSLEQEFYPEFKDIDGISHVQAVASKGGIIRTEDTFEGIIAKGVGKDYDWKAFKDYLVTGTLPNYTGELNDEVLISQILATRLQLKTGDSFFTFFLKDDDPSQIPNQRKFKIVGVYDSGFEEFDSNYIFIDLRHIQRMNKWESNQAGNFEVLLHNFDDIDQKTKEIYGKTLSNLDTQNIKDKYYKIFEWIGLFDFNIALIIGIMVIVGGINMITALLVLILERTQMIGILKALGSSNWSIRKVFLYNATYLIGVGLFWGNLLGLGLLMAQEKYRMFKFPNPQEYYIEYIPVHLDVVTVLTLNIGVLFLCLLMLLIPSYIITKISPVKAIKFE from the coding sequence TTGAATTTAGAATTTTTTATTGCCAAGCGACTTATCAAGGGCAAAGAGCATAAAAGTAGTATTTCCGCACCAATTATAAAAATAGCGATTGTAGCTATTGCATTGGGGGTAATCATGATGCTGATTGCCATTGCCACGGGCGTAGGCCTCAAGCATAAAATTCGAGAAAAAGTGGCCGCTTTTAACGGGCATATCCAAATTTACAACTACGATAACAATACCTCCGATGTATCGGTGGTGCCCGTATCCCTGGAACAAGAATTTTACCCGGAATTTAAGGACATTGATGGTATTAGCCATGTGCAGGCCGTAGCCAGTAAGGGCGGAATCATCCGGACTGAGGATACCTTTGAGGGAATAATTGCCAAAGGTGTCGGCAAAGATTACGATTGGAAGGCGTTCAAGGATTATTTGGTCACTGGGACCTTGCCCAACTATACTGGGGAATTAAACGATGAGGTGCTTATTTCACAAATTCTCGCCACCAGATTGCAGCTCAAAACAGGGGATTCTTTTTTTACCTTTTTCCTCAAGGATGACGACCCTTCCCAAATTCCCAACCAAAGGAAATTTAAAATCGTGGGTGTTTATGACAGCGGTTTTGAGGAATTTGATAGCAACTATATTTTTATAGATCTGCGCCACATTCAACGGATGAACAAATGGGAGAGTAACCAAGCGGGAAATTTTGAGGTGCTCCTCCATAATTTTGATGATATTGATCAGAAGACCAAAGAGATTTATGGGAAAACCCTCTCTAATCTGGATACCCAAAATATAAAGGACAAATACTACAAGATCTTTGAATGGATAGGGCTCTTCGATTTTAATATCGCGCTCATCATTGGGATAATGGTCATTGTGGGGGGCATCAATATGATCACTGCCCTTTTGGTGCTTATTTTGGAACGTACCCAAATGATTGGGATCCTAAAAGCTTTGGGCTCCAGCAACTGGAGCATTAGAAAGGTGTTTTTGTACAATGCCACCTATTTAATTGGGGTTGGCCTCTTTTGGGGAAATCTACTGGGCTTGGGACTACTAATGGCACAGGAGAAATACCGTATGTTCAAATTTCCCAATCCGCAGGAATACTATATAGAGTATATCCCTGTACATCTGGATGTGGTCACGGTACTTACCCTCAATATTGGGGTTTTGTTCCTCTGCCTTTTGATGCTTCTGATCCCTTCTTATATCATCACCAAAATATCCCCGGTGAAGGCGATTAAGTTTGAGTAG
- a CDS encoding SulP family inorganic anion transporter, giving the protein MRKFFPFLDWLPNYQKNYFLSDLVAGLTVGIILIPQGMAYAMVVGLPPVYGLYASLVPVLIYAFLGTSRQMAVGPVAMDSILVAAGLGALAITNSEDYIAMAIFLAFMVGAIQLLLGVMKMGFLVNFLSKPVINGFTSGAAIIIMFSQLKHLLGANIPGSNKFHQLVLNSIDNLGDTNLFDLIIGITGILLIVLLKKWNRRIPSILIVVVLGILAVYFLRLEAFGVKVVGDIPTGLPAFQVPSFSIENIVSIWPIALTLALVGYLEAISIGKALEEKNKKETIDANQELVALGASNMFGSFFQSYPITASFSRSAISGEAGTKTTVASLFSVVMVVITLFFLTPLFYYLPNAALASIIMVSVFGLIDIPYPKSLWKYNKDEFLVLMITFLGTLFIGIKEGILIGVLASLLLMVYRTSHPHFAVLGNIKDSDYYRNIYRFEKDVIVREDLLIVRFDAQLYFGNANFFKSQLFKFINAKGPALKGVVLNAEAINYIDSTATNMLIKVIEEIHQRGIQFYIAGAIGPTRDIIFRSGIINELQKEFLFVRIVEAVAYFDNPSSASAIREKVAQQNRNIGN; this is encoded by the coding sequence ATGCGTAAATTTTTCCCTTTTCTGGATTGGTTGCCCAACTATCAAAAGAACTACTTTTTAAGTGACCTGGTGGCCGGACTTACCGTTGGTATTATACTTATTCCTCAGGGGATGGCTTATGCTATGGTTGTAGGTTTGCCACCTGTATATGGGCTGTATGCCTCATTGGTCCCAGTCTTGATCTATGCTTTTTTAGGTACTTCCAGACAAATGGCCGTGGGGCCCGTGGCCATGGATTCTATTTTAGTGGCCGCAGGTTTGGGAGCTTTGGCCATTACCAATTCTGAGGATTATATTGCCATGGCTATTTTCCTTGCTTTTATGGTGGGGGCCATTCAACTTCTTTTAGGGGTTATGAAAATGGGATTTTTGGTGAATTTTTTATCAAAACCTGTTATCAATGGATTTACCTCCGGCGCTGCCATAATTATAATGTTCAGTCAGCTGAAACATCTCTTGGGGGCAAATATTCCAGGAAGCAATAAATTTCATCAGTTGGTCCTGAATTCTATTGATAATCTCGGTGATACCAACTTATTTGATTTGATAATAGGTATAACAGGTATCTTACTCATAGTCCTTTTGAAAAAATGGAACAGAAGAATTCCTTCCATTTTAATAGTGGTGGTATTGGGAATCCTGGCCGTTTATTTTTTAAGACTTGAGGCCTTTGGCGTAAAGGTGGTTGGTGATATCCCTACAGGTCTCCCTGCCTTTCAAGTCCCATCTTTCAGTATTGAAAATATTGTGAGTATATGGCCAATAGCCTTAACCTTGGCCCTGGTTGGCTATTTGGAAGCAATATCCATTGGAAAGGCATTGGAAGAAAAAAACAAAAAGGAAACTATAGATGCCAATCAGGAACTGGTGGCTCTAGGGGCGTCTAATATGTTCGGATCATTTTTCCAATCCTATCCTATAACCGCTAGTTTTTCCAGATCGGCCATAAGCGGGGAGGCGGGTACTAAAACAACCGTAGCCTCTTTATTTAGTGTTGTTATGGTGGTGATTACCTTATTCTTTTTAACCCCATTGTTCTATTATCTACCCAACGCTGCACTGGCTTCCATTATTATGGTATCGGTCTTTGGACTCATAGATATACCTTATCCGAAGAGTTTGTGGAAATATAATAAAGATGAGTTTCTGGTTCTAATGATCACCTTTTTGGGAACCTTGTTCATTGGAATTAAGGAAGGGATATTGATTGGGGTTTTAGCTTCTTTGCTTTTGATGGTATACCGGACCTCACATCCACATTTTGCCGTTTTGGGCAATATAAAGGACTCTGATTATTATAGAAATATCTACCGTTTTGAAAAGGACGTTATCGTTAGGGAGGACCTTTTGATTGTTCGGTTCGATGCTCAGCTGTACTTTGGTAATGCAAATTTTTTCAAGAGTCAACTCTTTAAATTTATCAATGCTAAGGGTCCTGCCCTTAAAGGAGTGGTGTTGAATGCAGAGGCGATTAATTATATTGATTCTACCGCAACGAATATGTTGATAAAGGTTATTGAAGAAATCCATCAAAGAGGTATACAGTTTTATATAGCAGGGGCAATAGGTCCTACACGTGATATTATATTCAGAAGTGGAATAATTAATGAACTGCAAAAGGAATTCTTATTTGTGAGAATAGTAGAAGCGGTTGCATATTTTGACAATCCTTCTTCAGCTTCGGCCATAAGGGAGAAGGTTGCTCAGCAAAACAGGAATATAGGTAACTAA
- a CDS encoding M20/M25/M40 family metallo-hydrolase — MKLKYALSFLLCTICSTVVLAQKLSRTEKKIVKSIEANNTEAIGFLEKVVNINSGTLNAKGVKEVGMVFKDAFDQINFKTNWIEMPQEMNRGGHLFAETSGKKGKKLFLIGHLDTVFEEDSPFQTFEMVNDSVAHAPGGNDMKGGDVILLYALKALHDNGLLTNAQIIVAFTGDEESTGKPLEVSRKDLIEAAKRSDVALNFETSTGFNYATVARRGSSGWKVEVTGKRAHSSGIFSDNTGAGAIFEMSRILNEFYNEVKGEEFLTFNPGTLLGGTFVTYDDMTSKGTAFGKTNVVAQSAVVHGGLRFISEEQKENAREKMRAIIAKNLPQTSATISFTDSYPAMGPTPGNQRLLEELSQVSVDLGYGEVLGYDPGKRGAADISFVAEYVDCLDGLGAMGTGAHTPQETINLNTIEDLTKRTAILIYRLINQ; from the coding sequence ATGAAATTAAAGTACGCTTTAAGCTTTCTGCTATGTACCATATGCAGCACTGTTGTGCTTGCCCAAAAACTTTCCAGAACCGAGAAGAAAATTGTAAAGAGCATAGAAGCCAACAACACAGAAGCCATAGGTTTTCTGGAAAAGGTGGTGAATATCAATAGCGGTACCTTAAATGCCAAAGGGGTAAAAGAGGTGGGCATGGTTTTCAAGGATGCCTTTGATCAGATCAATTTTAAGACAAATTGGATAGAAATGCCCCAGGAAATGAATAGGGGAGGACATCTGTTTGCAGAAACTTCAGGCAAAAAAGGAAAAAAACTGTTCCTTATTGGACATCTGGACACCGTCTTTGAAGAAGACAGTCCGTTTCAGACCTTTGAAATGGTAAACGATAGCGTTGCCCATGCACCGGGAGGGAATGATATGAAAGGCGGGGATGTTATTCTTTTGTACGCCCTAAAGGCCCTGCATGATAACGGTCTTCTTACCAATGCCCAGATTATTGTGGCTTTTACCGGGGATGAGGAAAGTACTGGTAAGCCCTTGGAGGTCAGTAGAAAAGATTTGATAGAAGCCGCAAAACGGAGTGATGTTGCCCTAAATTTTGAAACGTCCACAGGTTTTAACTATGCCACCGTGGCCAGAAGGGGATCTTCTGGCTGGAAGGTAGAAGTGACCGGAAAAAGGGCACATTCCTCAGGGATTTTTAGTGATAATACGGGAGCGGGTGCTATTTTTGAAATGTCGCGCATCCTCAATGAATTTTATAACGAGGTAAAGGGCGAAGAGTTTTTAACCTTTAATCCGGGAACGTTGTTGGGTGGCACTTTTGTGACCTATGACGATATGACCAGCAAGGGCACCGCCTTTGGAAAAACCAATGTGGTAGCACAATCGGCGGTGGTTCATGGAGGACTTCGTTTTATCTCGGAAGAACAAAAGGAAAATGCCAGGGAAAAAATGAGGGCCATTATAGCCAAAAACCTGCCACAGACTTCTGCCACCATCAGTTTTACGGACAGCTATCCGGCCATGGGTCCAACACCAGGCAACCAACGATTGTTGGAGGAACTGAGCCAGGTGAGTGTGGATCTAGGGTATGGGGAAGTATTGGGTTATGACCCTGGAAAAAGGGGGGCGGCAGATATTTCCTTTGTAGCCGAATACGTGGATTGTTTGGATGGTCTGGGTGCCATGGGTACAGGGGCGCATACGCCTCAGGAGACTATTAACCTCAATACCATTGAAGACCTCACCAAGCGTACTGCCATTTTAATTTACAGACTTATCAATCAATAA
- a CDS encoding exo-beta-N-acetylmuramidase NamZ family protein — protein sequence MTSHKNSNDNITAQVPEPVLASVVVAANSTAEYLPLLKNKKVAVVANQTSVIFKKQGHTHLVDSLLALQIDVKKVFAPEHGFRGEADAGEAVKDGLDTKTGLPLISLYGKNKKPSDEQLQGLEVVLFDIQDVGVRFYTYIATLQLVMEACAKNNIPVIILDRPNPNANYVDGPTMEAKHTSFLGMTTIPLVYGMTIGEYAQMLNGENWLDGKKKADITVIPLKNYTHNTQYHLPIRPSPNLPNDKSINLYPSLGLFEGTNVNAGRGTEFQFQRYGASFMNPSAYDFSYVPKPNFGSKYPKEEGKTCYGKDLTNSPQLQRVTLAWLIDAYNNTTDKSKFFLTDSFTKHSGTEKLQQQIEAGLSEEAIKKTWQADLDAFRKIRIKYLMYD from the coding sequence ATGACATCCCACAAAAATTCAAACGATAACATTACCGCCCAAGTCCCGGAGCCTGTATTGGCTTCTGTGGTAGTGGCTGCCAATAGCACTGCGGAATATCTCCCTTTGCTCAAGAATAAAAAGGTGGCTGTTGTGGCCAATCAGACCAGTGTCATTTTCAAAAAGCAAGGCCATACCCATTTGGTGGATTCCCTTTTGGCCCTTCAGATCGATGTAAAAAAGGTTTTTGCCCCCGAACACGGTTTCCGTGGGGAGGCAGATGCTGGGGAAGCGGTTAAAGACGGATTGGATACCAAAACCGGGCTACCCCTGATATCCCTCTACGGAAAAAATAAAAAACCATCTGATGAACAACTGCAGGGTTTGGAAGTGGTCCTTTTTGACATACAGGATGTGGGAGTTCGTTTCTATACCTATATCGCTACCCTACAATTGGTGATGGAAGCTTGTGCCAAGAACAATATCCCCGTGATTATTTTGGATAGACCCAATCCCAATGCCAATTATGTGGACGGCCCTACCATGGAGGCCAAGCACACCAGCTTTTTGGGGATGACCACTATCCCATTGGTGTATGGGATGACTATTGGTGAATACGCCCAAATGCTCAATGGTGAAAATTGGTTGGATGGCAAGAAGAAGGCCGACATCACCGTAATCCCCTTAAAAAACTACACCCATAATACCCAGTACCACCTGCCGATACGGCCTTCCCCCAATCTGCCGAATGACAAGAGCATCAATCTGTATCCAAGTCTAGGCCTTTTTGAAGGGACCAACGTCAATGCAGGGCGGGGCACAGAATTTCAATTTCAACGCTATGGGGCTTCTTTTATGAACCCTTCGGCCTATGATTTCAGCTATGTGCCCAAGCCCAATTTTGGATCCAAATATCCCAAGGAAGAAGGTAAGACCTGCTACGGCAAGGACCTTACCAATAGCCCACAACTACAACGGGTCACCCTGGCCTGGTTAATAGATGCGTATAACAATACCACCGATAAGAGTAAGTTTTTCTTGACAGATTCCTTTACCAAGCATTCGGGAACAGAGAAACTACAGCAGCAGATTGAGGCCGGACTTTCCGAAGAGGCCATCAAAAAAACATGGCAGGCCGACTTGGATGCCTTTAGAAAGATTCGGATAAAATATTTGATGTACGACTAG
- a CDS encoding exonuclease domain-containing protein has product MLYTVIDIETTGNGVKGNRITEIAIFKYDGDTIIDEFTSLVNPECDIPYFITGLTGIDNDMVRNAPKLEEITDKILAITKDTVFVAHNVNFDYNIIKNQLQELGIAFSRKKLCTIRLSRKLVPGLHSYSLGKLCTSLDIPLTDRHRARGDAHATVLLLERMLSTEGAESVIQAFLNSRSQEATLPPALSKLNFDSLPTSSGVYYFKNSKKKIIYVGKANNIKKRVLGHFYDKSSKEVVMCQETAHIDFELSGSELLALLMESAAIKHYFPQYNRSQKKPTQQYGIFTYEDRNGILHLAFNKLKQAPNAFVTFNNITESRAYLEQICMDFSLCPKYCHLQENVTVCSHYKIITCEGICRDKEPAERYNKKVNAAVAHMVAKNDDIIIKEKGRSSEEEAFVLIKNGQYSGYGFIEKENAINSLEDIAAFLKPQKDNLDTQRILKSYLSRNTMNVIPIMELFESH; this is encoded by the coding sequence ATGTTATATACGGTTATTGATATAGAGACCACAGGGAATGGCGTAAAAGGGAATAGGATTACCGAAATTGCCATTTTCAAGTATGATGGGGATACCATAATTGATGAATTTACGTCATTGGTCAATCCAGAATGCGACATCCCCTATTTTATAACCGGCTTGACGGGAATTGACAACGATATGGTCCGCAACGCTCCCAAGTTGGAGGAGATTACCGATAAGATATTGGCCATTACCAAGGACACTGTTTTTGTGGCACACAATGTCAATTTTGACTACAATATTATAAAAAATCAACTCCAAGAACTGGGCATAGCCTTTTCTAGAAAGAAACTATGTACTATACGCCTGTCCCGCAAATTGGTGCCAGGACTACATTCCTATAGTTTAGGGAAACTGTGCACCTCTCTTGACATTCCCCTTACCGACAGGCATAGGGCAAGAGGAGATGCCCATGCCACCGTTCTATTATTAGAGCGGATGCTCAGTACGGAAGGAGCGGAATCGGTCATTCAGGCCTTTTTAAATTCCCGCTCCCAGGAGGCTACCTTACCCCCTGCACTATCCAAATTAAATTTTGATTCCTTACCTACCTCCAGCGGGGTCTACTATTTTAAGAACTCCAAAAAGAAGATCATTTATGTGGGCAAGGCCAATAACATAAAGAAACGGGTGTTGGGGCACTTCTACGACAAATCATCCAAAGAAGTGGTAATGTGCCAAGAAACGGCCCATATAGATTTTGAGCTTTCAGGCAGTGAATTGCTAGCGCTCCTGATGGAATCTGCCGCCATCAAACATTATTTCCCACAATACAACAGATCCCAGAAGAAACCTACCCAACAGTATGGCATCTTCACCTATGAGGATAGAAATGGCATTCTGCATTTAGCGTTCAATAAGCTGAAACAGGCACCCAATGCCTTTGTGACCTTCAATAATATTACGGAAAGCAGGGCCTATCTGGAACAAATCTGCATGGATTTTTCATTGTGTCCCAAATACTGCCATCTACAAGAAAATGTCACTGTTTGCTCACATTATAAGATTATTACGTGTGAGGGGATTTGCCGGGACAAGGAACCTGCTGAGAGGTACAACAAAAAAGTTAATGCAGCTGTGGCCCATATGGTTGCTAAGAATGATGATATTATCATTAAGGAAAAAGGCAGGAGTTCAGAGGAAGAAGCATTTGTCCTCATTAAAAATGGACAGTATTCTGGTTATGGCTTCATAGAAAAGGAAAACGCCATTAACTCTTTGGAGGACATAGCTGCGTTCTTAAAGCCACAAAAAGATAATTTAGATACCCAACGAATCCTTAAATCCTATTTAAGCAGAAATACCATGAATGTTATTCCCATTATGGAACTGTTTGAGTCTCATTAA
- a CDS encoding MBL fold metallo-hydrolase, producing the protein MKIEQIYTGCLAQGAYYIESKGEVAIIDPLREVEPYLKRAKADKAEIKYILETHFHADFVSGHVTLSKETGAPIVFGPNANPSFDAIIAKDGQEFKLGDITIKVLHTPGHTMESTTYLLRDEKGKDHAIFSGDTLFLGDVGRPDLAQKAASMTQEDLAGLLFDSLRNKIMPLADDVIVYPAHGAGSACGKNMMKETVDTLGNQKNMNYALRADMTKEEFIKEVTDGLLPPPKYFPLNVKMNREGYDDISEVIERGTIALSPDEFEEAANETAAIVLDVRHQNEFVKGHIPQSIFIGLDGGFAPWVGALIADVKQPILLITPEGREEEAVTRLSRVGFDGTTGYLKGGFEAWKKAGKEYDTITSIPAEEFKKSEAKTHGPVFDVRKESEYQSEHVVDANNTPLDFLNDHMAEFPKEETFYVHCAGGYRSVIAASILKSRGIHNLIDIAGGFGALKEAGVPVTDYVCPTTL; encoded by the coding sequence ATGAAAATAGAACAAATTTATACAGGTTGTTTGGCACAAGGAGCCTATTATATAGAAAGTAAGGGCGAGGTTGCCATTATTGATCCGTTACGTGAGGTGGAACCCTATTTAAAAAGGGCAAAGGCCGATAAGGCAGAGATAAAATATATTTTGGAAACCCATTTTCATGCCGATTTTGTGAGTGGCCACGTTACCCTATCCAAGGAAACAGGTGCGCCAATTGTTTTTGGTCCCAATGCCAATCCGTCTTTCGATGCCATTATTGCCAAAGACGGACAGGAATTTAAACTTGGGGATATTACCATTAAAGTATTGCATACCCCGGGGCATACCATGGAAAGTACAACTTATTTGTTGAGGGACGAAAAAGGAAAGGACCATGCGATATTTTCAGGGGACACCCTCTTCCTGGGAGATGTGGGAAGGCCGGATCTGGCGCAAAAAGCGGCTAGTATGACCCAAGAAGATCTTGCGGGGCTATTGTTTGATAGCTTACGGAATAAAATTATGCCCTTGGCCGACGATGTGATTGTATACCCGGCACACGGTGCAGGCTCTGCCTGTGGTAAGAATATGATGAAGGAGACTGTGGATACCCTAGGGAACCAGAAGAATATGAATTATGCCCTTAGGGCAGATATGACCAAAGAAGAGTTTATAAAAGAGGTCACGGACGGACTCTTGCCACCGCCAAAATACTTCCCCTTAAATGTAAAGATGAACAGGGAAGGATATGATGATATTTCAGAGGTCATAGAAAGGGGAACCATAGCCCTTTCTCCCGATGAATTTGAAGAGGCCGCCAACGAAACTGCTGCTATTGTGCTTGACGTGCGGCACCAGAACGAATTTGTGAAGGGTCATATACCACAGTCCATTTTTATTGGTCTCGATGGAGGATTCGCCCCTTGGGTGGGAGCCCTGATAGCCGATGTAAAACAGCCCATTTTGCTGATTACCCCTGAAGGTAGGGAAGAGGAGGCGGTTACGAGACTGTCCCGAGTAGGGTTTGATGGAACCACAGGGTATTTAAAGGGTGGTTTTGAAGCTTGGAAAAAGGCTGGGAAGGAATATGATACCATTACCTCCATCCCCGCTGAAGAATTTAAGAAGTCTGAAGCTAAAACACATGGCCCGGTATTCGACGTTCGCAAGGAAAGTGAATACCAATCTGAACACGTTGTGGATGCCAATAACACACCATTGGATTTCCTTAACGATCATATGGCCGAATTTCCAAAAGAAGAAACATTTTATGTGCATTGTGCGGGAGGTTACCGTTCTGTAATTGCAGCATCCATCCTTAAAAGTAGAGGTATACACAACCTCATAGACATTGCAGGTGGTTTTGGCGCTCTTAAAGAAGCCGGTGTACCGGTAACGGATTATGTATGTCCTACCACCCTCTAA